In Sebastes umbrosus isolate fSebUmb1 chromosome 7, fSebUmb1.pri, whole genome shotgun sequence, the sequence ctttaaaggggagactcgtgcgctagctttaacactgagtctgctacaacctaaaaatcgcaagttgtgttaatgtgttgaataaattagtggcgttgaaactaatttgacagccctaccgaTAATGTAATGTTATTTTACCCCACAGGACTGCATCTTCCTTCATGTGATCAGGAACAACTTTGCTGGCGTACATGTCACTGTAGTACAGCTCACCTCCCTcctgtgtaaaatcagtgatgAGCGCCATAAACAGCTGTGCACCTTTCTTTTGACACATTAATGTAGAAATTCCTCAGACTAACCTTTAGGACGTTGTAAGCTTGCTGCAGCACTGCTCTTTTATCAGGACACAAGCAGATCACACAGTTGGATCTGGATACATTAGAGGGAAAATAGTTTTGTTTAAGCTGTCTTATTGTAACAGATCATGTAGAATCATATCCATGCTTTAAACCTACAGCACAACATCCACCGAGTCGCTCTGTATGCCAGCTTCACTGAGCTTCTCCATGTACCCCTGGACAAAAGTGACGTTGGGCTTCTCATAGCCGAACTCCTTCTGATGATGCTCAACGTACTGACGAGACGCTGCGATCTAAAGAAATGCACGTTAAATCAGTGGAAAGCATAGAAATCAAGTGTCAAATGTTGTTGTGAACATGTCATGTGTCATCACCAGCTCCTCCGTCATGTCGATCCCCGTCACATGTCCGCTTGGCCCAACAAGTTTACTGAAGGCATAGCAGTCTCTGCCGGAGCCGCTGCCGAGGTCCAGGACCCTGCAGCCCTCGAGCTTCGCTGGGAAGGGAAGGCCACAGCCGAAGAACCTGGATAAAAGGATTGATAAATCACTGTGCAATGATGGGAAGCATACAGGTGTTATAGACATAGTTATGTGCTGTAAAGGATGACAACAGAAAAGAAGCTCCTCTGCTGGATGTCATTTTAATCACTAAATTAAAGCTAATCAATATATATTTGAGTAATGTCTGAATTGCAGGACCCTGGACAATATAAGGAGGATGTCCACAGAGGATTTTTCAGCAATATGTGTATGCTTTTAGAGGTTTTTACAGAGAGGTTCAATAAGTCATTTGCCAGTGAAATTGCCAGTGAATTCACTCAACACATCTCATAGGATACCAATGGTACCACTTGGTGACTATGTGAGAAGGTTGTGTGTGggaaatatgcaaaaaaaaaagttcagaagaTGTATATGATGCTAAAAAAAAGGTGAGACAAGATTACACAGCGTACCTTTTGGTTACCTCCGGGTGAACCAGGCTCAGTGCATCCCTGACACTTCTTGGCACTGAGCAGGGAGACAAACTGCAAGAGGCAGCACTGGTTTGGAGATCACAGGAGGACTCCAGTCGGTTGCCGTAGTACTTCTGCACACATAACATATCGTCAGCAACTGTATTTACACATGATTTAACATTTTGCTCTACAGGTATAAGTAAATGATCACAAGAAAAAGTACTGTGACAAAAATCACATCATCACAATCATTTCATAccttcaacattttattgatatataattttttttttaatatttctatatttatttataatatattatattatttatatatatatatatatatatatatgttttactttattaagAAAATATATGGTACAAAGTCAGACATCCTAGACTTCACGTATCGTCAAGAAAGACAAAAGACAGATTCAacagagagatgaagaaaaagaaacaaagacagCATTTTAAAATTACATACAGGACAGATCACCAAATACTGGTTATAATGATGTATAGTAAACAaacttttcttattatttacatatttcagagattgaattaaaaaaatgttttaaacttTCAAACAGGGGGATGACTTGACAAATTTAGATTTGTATGAAATTTACCAAGCAGGATCATGAGATTTATCATACAAGTCAATTAATTAACactgctttcaaaataaataataacacctttaagactcattttaatgaatgttctttaaaatgtatatttccaTATCTGTCCAAAATTCAATAGAATGAAAACAACTATGAAACAAATGTGTCATTGATTCATGTTCACTATTGCAAAATTATCATTTTTTACCCATGTCAGTGAACCTTGACTTTCAGAACAAAAAAGGATCTTTAAATAAATTTACAAAATTGACTATCAAATCATCCTGTCCATTACTATGTGCATGATATTTATCAAGTTATACACATTTTATAGgctttgttgttttattctatttctgGGTGACTTTTAAAACATCTAACCATGGACTACAGATGTTAAAAAAGCCAACTTATCCAACTAgaccttttacattttttttctcccgtTGATCAATGAtcaaataaaccaataaaatgAACTTTTAGCCCTACTTTTGTGTTCACAATTAGAGCTTACAAGCACCTCCATGGCTCAAGTCAAAAATGAATAGTTAAAAACACTTGGTGGATATGAAATAGGTGGATTCCAGTGTTTTTAAGACTGTAAATTGGACTATTTTTAGGGACATCAAGGAAGACTTTGAAACAGCATTTAACATTAGACCTCCCCTGGACTTGACACCAATATTATGTTAAAAGGGTAGAAATTGTGCACAATTTTAAATTGAACCTCTCTAAACTTTCAACATTATAGCCTAATTACTAGatttgaagaagaagaacaaatgAGAATgtgtccttcttcttcttcttctgctatGATGTAATGTCAGAACTGCTTTTGTATAACACTGAGCTCTGAACTGAAGATAAAACTGAATAATACCTTCACATTTTCCCGCACGTCGTCACAAGTCGCCATTAAGTCCGACATCATTACAGAAACACTGTAAAAAAGTGTCTCAAACTATGTGAAAAGCAGAGTGTGACTTATAAATAACATGTGATCAGACCTGCCCCCTAATGATCACAGAACTCCACTCTTCCGGTTAACTCTagttttcacaataaaagcatataGCATAGAAACttctacaaaaacaaaacaaacaaaaaaaaaacacttaggcTAAATCAAATGTGTACAATAAAGGTTACTTTGGAATCAAAAGCAAACACTTCAGCAGCAAagtttaagtatttatttatttatttattatatataatatttatacaacacttttcaaaacaaagttacaaagtgctttacatgctTGAACCAGGATTAAAACATTTCACGACTGCACTGAGGCAAATAAAACCAGGGAATTTaaagtaatacaaaaataaaatggaataaaacagAAAGTTTGAGatattactcacttttaacaatcccagtttttcggcagatgaaatttacataattaatttgaataatgtctcagcaaaatattatatacataaaatgattaaattacCAATTACcaatttta encodes:
- the zgc:153372 gene encoding arsenite methyltransferase — translated: MMSDLMATCDDVRENVKKYYGNRLESSCDLQTSAASCSLSPCSVPRSVRDALSLVHPEVTKRFFGCGLPFPAKLEGCRVLDLGSGSGRDCYAFSKLVGPSGHVTGIDMTEELIAASRQYVEHHQKEFGYEKPNVTFVQGYMEKLSEAGIQSDSVDVVLSNCVICLCPDKRAVLQQAYNVLKEGGELYYSDMYASKVVPDHMKEDAVLWGEGMGGSLFWQDLISLAHSVGFTTPHLVSSSHIAIYSSELKAKAGDVSYASGTYRLFKLPKSPVVSEATVTYKGTVADFPDQLDFDSSHCFKKDVAVKVNGEMAAIIQRSRFFPDFQIQISDQPESGTESTPQYCHLNPFLLADKLGSSVKQCSKTSK